The window GAGTTGTGAATCGCTGGCAGCCGCCGACTGAACTTTCGATCGAAGAGGTCTACACCGACGGCCCTTCCGCCGGTCTCCTGGAAGCGGGGGACAGAATCGTCGGGATCAACCAAAAATCGTTCGGAGCGTTATCGTTGGAACGGATCCTTTCGGTTCTAGAGGGGAGCGACCCGGTCACCTTGCAGATTCTGGGTCGAACAGACTGGATTGAGGTCCAGCCCGAGCAGTTTCGTGCTTCTCCGATCTTCTCCAAACGAATCCATGAAGGGGAAGCAAACCTTGGCTACACCCATATCCGAAGGTTTACGTTGGATGTATCCGTCCGCCTACAACATGCCCTTGAGAAATTCGAAGAACAGAACGTTTCGGCTTTGATCATCGATCTTCGCGGGGATGGGGGAGGGGACACGAACGAGGTCGTGCGTTGCGCTGACCTTTTTGTGGATCAAGGCGTTCTGCTCCGGCTTCGAGGGAGCGGGAAGAAGGGGATCCCGGCGGAGTTCCAAATAAACGCCGTGCTAGGCGCGGAAACAGGCGGGGAAGTCACGCGAAAACC is drawn from Bdellovibrionota bacterium and contains these coding sequences:
- a CDS encoding S41 family peptidase translates to VVNRWQPPTELSIEEVYTDGPSAGLLEAGDRIVGINQKSFGALSLERILSVLEGSDPVTLQILGRTDWIEVQPEQFRASPIFSKRIHEGEANLGYTHIRRFTLDVSVRLQHALEKFEEQNVSALIIDLRGDGGGDTNEVVRCADLFVDQGVLLRLRGSGKKGIPAEFQINAVLGAETGGEVTRKPVVILVDARTASSAEMFAGVLAESSRAVLVGYEGGTFGKWTGQSIAKLGEKNGFGGRLVLTTFRVTLFDGADAQANGYPVHFKVSDPKLEQVVADRRKNNVTTILQERDYGADLVIPSTGRAVRAGSGSAIASIIDGTREAVDPELIQAACRPEEDCEYKVAVQVAADLADRKPEWPEIRTKLDE